The segment GCAGGCGGTTCCAGGGGGTGCAGAGCGCCACCGCGAGGATGACGCCGATCAGGCACACGGCGAGGAGGAGCAGCCACGGCTGGCGCAGCGACACCCCCGAGCCGAGGGCGCAGAGCAGGCCGAGCATCGCCGCCACCATGAAGGGTGCGACGCGGCGCAGCAGGCCCTCTCGCTCGAAGGGGTTGTCCGGCCCACCCAGCCCGACGCTGAGGTCGGCGATCAGTTCCAGCATTCCGGGTCACTGTACGAACCCGGTGACGCGGCCCCGTCCCGAGGCACCCCATCGTCGCCCGCGGGTGACGGCGCCTCGACTGCCGATGCAATCCCGCCATATGGGGCACAGCGCCGTCATGGCAATCGCGGAGGCGCGGATGTTTGCGATGCAATCGTCACCCTCCCGGCGCCGCCCCGCCACCGCGAGCTGACGCCGCCGGGGGAAGATGCCCCCATCGACCGCAGCGGAGGAATGTCATGACCAGGAGCAGGCTGCTTCTCGCCCTCGCCGGCGCCACCGGCGCGGTGCTCGCCGTGGTTGCTGACAGGCACGCCCAGAACCACTACACCCCCGGGAACGGCGGGAGCCGCTGACCGCGGATCCTACCAGGGTGCCCCCAGCGCCTCCGCGAGGAAGCGGCTGAAGGGCGACGCGGTGCGACAGGCGCCCACGAAGTGATCCATGAACGCGGGGTCGCACACCTCGGCCTCGCTGAAGCGCGCGTGCCACCCGTAGCTCTTCCGCCTGAGGTCGTCGACGCGCGGGTGCGCCGGGTCGTACCCCTGCGGCGCACGCCGCAGCGCGTCACCCATGTTGACGAACCCGAGCGCGAAGGCGGGGTCGTCGACGATCGCCGCCCACTCGTCGGTGCGGCCGACGATGGCGTCGCGGACCAGGCGCAGGGTGGGCCCGTCGGCCATGTGCACGCCGCCGCCCGCGAACGACTCGCCGGGCTCGAGGTGCAGGTAGAACCCCGGCGCGGGGCCCTGCCGGCCGCGGTCGTGACCGAAGGACATGCCGACCGCGGTCTTGTACGGGCTCTTGTCCGCGGAGAACCTCACGTCGCGGTTGATGCGGAACAGCGAGCCGCCCACCGGCCGCGGGTCGGCGACGATGTGCTCGCTGATGCGGTGGAGGGCGGGACCGGCGGCGGCGACGAACCGCAATGCAGGATCGCGGACGTCGGAGTCGTAGCGCGCACGGTTGCGCTGAAACCAGTCGCGCTCATTGTTCTCGCGCAGTTCGTGCAGAAACTCGAAGAGCGCGGGAGTGAAGTGGGCGGGCCCCACGCTCACGCGACCGGCCGGCGGGATCGACGACCCGCGAGTCCGGTCACCGTCGAGACGGTGACCGGACGTCGCGGATCAACGAATCAGGCCGACTTGACCTGACGCGCGCGGGGGCCCTTGTCGCTCCGCTCGATCTCGAAGCTCACGCGCTCACCGGCGCCGAGCGAGTCGAACTCGAGCGAGCTGTCGAGCCCGCTGCGGTGGAAGAAGTACTCCTGCCCGTCGTCTGCGGCAATGAAGCCGAAGCCACGATCGGACACGACCTTCTTGACACTACCAGTCAACATTTCTGGCTGTCTCCAACACCTTCCCGAAGAACTTTCCACTCACGAGCGCGCGTCCGATTCGAGAAGGTGGTACGACGACGAGCGACCGGCGGCCCTCTGTGGGCCGACTGCTTCACAGACTACCACGGGGGTGGGAAACCATGCCTCAGGCACCACCGCGCTGCAGCACCAGCGGGTAGACGGGCCCCGCCCCCGCCTCCCGGAGCAGCGCGCTCAGCCCGGTCAGCGTCCAGCCCGACCCGGTGAGGTCGTCGAGGAGCAGCAGCGGGCCCTCGGGAGGCGGCCCGGCGAGGGTGAAGCCGGCGAGCACGTTGCGGCACAGGTGGGCGCTGTTCTCCAGGTCGGCCTGGAACGGAGCCTCCGCACCGGACCGCTCGAGCAGCGGGAACACGGGTAACCGGCCGATCCGGCCGAGGGCGGCGGCCACCGCGTCGATCAGCGCCCGGTGCCGGCGGGAGGGCACCGGCACGATGCCGACGGGACGGCCCTGGGGCCACCCCCAGCGCGCGAGCACCCCGACCAGGCCGTCGACGACCTCGCCGGGCAGTGGTGACGACGGGTCGTCGAGGAGGGGGCGGAGCAGCCGGGCGTACCCGGGCTGGAGGGCGTCGCAGAGCGCCCGCCCGGCCTCGGCGCGGAGGCCGGCCGCGATCGCTCCGCGGCGATCCTCCAGCCCCGACGGCCACATCTTCCGCGGCTCGATGACGAGGTCGCCATCGCGGGCGCTGCGCTCCGCCTCGGCCACCAGGGCCACCGGGACGTCGGTGGAGAGCGGCCGGCCGGTGCAGTTGTCGCAGCGGCCGCAGCGGGTCTCGGCGTCGACCCGGGGGTCGTCGAGGGCGGCGCGGAGGAAGGCCATGCGGCAGCGGTCGGTGCGGGCGTAGGCGAGCATCTCCCGGGCGTCGGCCTCGCGCACCGCCCGCACCCGGGCATAGCGGTCCTGGGCGTACTCCCAGGGGCTGCCGGTGCGCACCCAGCCGCCCTTGACATGCTCCACCGCCCCCTCGACGTCGAGCACCCGCAGCATCGTGGAGAGGCGCGACCGCCGGATGTCGACCCTGGCCTCGATCGCCGCCTCGCCGAGGGGACGGGCGGCGTGCTCGAGCGCGGCGACCACGGCCTCGGCCTGCTCGCGGGGCGGGAAGGCGGTGCTCTCGAAGTAGCGCCACACCGCGACGTCGTCCGGCGACGGCAGCAGCACCACGTCGGCGCGGGGGATGGCGCGACCGGCGCGTCCGACCATCTGGTAGTACGAGACCGCCGAGCTGGGGGCGCCGAGGTGGACGACGAACGCGAGGTCGGGCTTGTCGTAGCCCATCCCCAGCGCGCTGGTCGCGACCACCACCCGCAGCCGGTTGGCGCGGAGCGCCTCCTCGATCGCGATCCGCTCCTCGGGCTCGGTCTGGCTGGTGTATCCCCGGGCGTCGATGCCGCGGAGGCGGAGGAAGCCGGCCAGCCGCTCCGCCTCGGCGACGGTCAGGGTGTAGACGATGCCGGCGCCAGCGAACCCGGGCAGGTTGTGGGCGATCCACGCGTAGCGCTCCGCCGCGGTGTCGAGGTGGACGACGCCGAGGTGGAGGCTCTCGCGGTCGAGGTCGCCCCGGAGCACCAGTGGCTCCACCCCGAGCTGGGTGGCGACGTCCTCGACCACGCTCGCGGTGGCGGTCGCGGTGGTGGCCAGCACCGGGGTGCCCTCGGCCAGCAGCGGCAGCAGGGTGCGCACCCGGAAGTAGTCGGGCCGGAAGTCGTGGCCCCACTGGGAGATGCAGTGGGCCTCGTCGATCACCAGCATCCCGGTGCCGGCGGCGAGCCCGGGCAGCACCTCCTCGCGGAAGGAGCGGTTGTTGAGCCGCTCGGGGCTCACCAGCAGCAGGTCGATGCCGCCGGCGCGGAGGTCGGCGAGAATCTCCGGCCAGTCGGCCTGGTTGCTCGAGTTCAGGGTGGCGGCGCGCACCCCGAGGCGGGTGGCCGCCTCGACCTGGTCGCGCATCAGCGCCAGCAGCGGGCTGACCAGCAGCACCGGCCCGGAGCCGCGCTCGCGCAGCAGCCGGGTGGCGATCATGTAGACCGCCGACTTCCCCCAACCGGTGCGCTGCACCACCAGCACCCGGGCGGCGTCGTCCACGAGCGCGGCGATCGCCCGTGCCTGGTCGGTGTGCAGGGTGGCGCCCGGGATCGCCTGGGACAGCAGATCCTCGGCGCGGCCGGCGGTGCTGGCGGTGGGGATGGCCCCAGGCTAGCAGGCGCACCCGCCGGCCGAGCCTCCGGCGAGCCCTCCCGCGGCTTCCCTCGATCTGTTTACGCGGGGAGAACACGGCCTGTGTAGCATCCTGTCTCGAGAGGCTCGGTCCCAGGGCGCGGGACGGCGGCTACCCCTCCGCCGTCCCGCCGCCCGGCCGGTCACCCCACCCCCACCGCCGAGGTGGGATGCTCTGCGTCCGTGACGCCGACCCCCGAGACCGCGGTCACCATCGAGATCGGATCCCGCCGCACCTTCGCGTCCGCGGTCGACTGGCCGGGCTGGTGCCGGGTCGCCCGTGGCGGTCCGGAGGCCGCCCTCGAGGCGCTCGCCGCCCACGCGCCGCGCTACGCGCGGGTCACCGAGCGGGCCGGCATCACCCTGCCGCCGGGCGCCGCCGGGGCCCTGACCGTGGTCGAGACCGTCGCCGGCGGCATGACCACCGACTTCGGCGCCCCCGAGGCGGTCACCGGCGCCGACCGTCTCGGCCTGGACGCCGCCGGAGCCGGACGCCTCGTCGCCCTGCTCGCCGCCGGCTGGGAGGAGCTGGACGCGGTCGCCGCCGCGGCGCCGGCGCAGCTCCGGAAGGGACCGCGCGGCGGTGGCCGCGACCGCGACGCGGTGGTCGAGCACGTGGTCGAGGCGGAGCGCAGCTACGCGCGGAAGGCCGGCGTCCGCCTCACCGCCGCGGAGTGGCGCGAGGGCCACGTCGCCCTGCTCCGCGCCCGGCTCCGCGAGGCGCTCGCCCGCCCCTCCGATGGCAGCCCGCCGGACGAGCGCGGCTGGCCGCCCCGCTACCTGATCCGGCGCGGCGCCTGGCACGTCCTCGACCACGCCTGGGAGATCGAGGACCGCTCGGGCTGACGGTCGCCCGCCCTGATCAGTGCTGGTGGGCGATGGCGGCGTGGTCGTGGTCGTCCGCGGGATGGTCCATCGCCCGCAGCATCGCCACCCCGCCGGTGCGCAGGAACCTGACCAGGAGCAGCCCCGCCAGCGCGAGGAAGACGATGTCGAGCACGGTGTTGTAGCTCCACGAGACCGTGGACTCGAACACGGTGACGTGGCGGTCGGTCGGGGTGCGGCCGAGGGCGCGGAAGAGCAGGCCGACGGAGAGCCCGGCGAGCGCCATCGTCGCGTAGGAGACGGCGAGGAGGTAGGCGCTCACCCTGCCGGTGTAGTAGCGGCGGTGGATGCTGATGATCGGGATGATGACCAGGTCCGCGAAGATGAACGAGATCACCCCGCCGAAGCTCATCCCCCCCGACCAGAGGATCGCCGCGAGGGGCACGTTGCCCACCGAGCAGACGAAGCTGATCACCGCCACCAGCGGCCCCACCAGCGCCCCCCACACCTCGGCGCCGGGGCCGCTCCCGCCGAGGAACAGCCTGCTCCAGAACGCGTCGGGCACCCAGGCGCCGAGCGCCCCGGCGGCGAGGAAGCCGATCAGCAGGTCGGACCACAGGCTGTAGATGTTCATGAAGAAGTAGTGGCTGATCGAGGTCAGCGCCCGGGGTGAGAGGAGGCGCCGCAGGAAGGGGCCGTCGGTGACCGACATGTCCATGGCGCCGTGCCCCTCCATCCTCCCGGGGAGGCCGCGCTCGGCCTGGGCGCGGGCGCGCTCGACCATCGCGGGTCGCAGGGTCAGCCGGAGGATGACCGCGAGCAGCACCACCATGACCAGGCCGCCCACCAGCTCGGCGGAGAGGAACTGCCAGCCGAGCAGGATCAGCAGCACCAGGCCGAGCTCGAAGACGAGGTTGGTCGAGGCGAACTCGAAGATGATCGCGTTGGTGAAGGTCGCCCCCTTCCGGAAGAGGGTGCGCGCCACCGCCACCGCGGCGTAGGAGCACGAGGAGGAGGCGGCGCCGAAGCCGGTCGCCAGCGCCGCGGACCGCACCGAGTCGCGGCCGAGCGCCCGCGAGATCGCCCGCCTCGACACCAGCGTCTCCACCACCGCGGAGAGGAGGAAGCCGAGCGCCAGCGGCCAGAGCACCTCCCAGAACATCGCGAAGGACAGCCGCAGGGCGCCGCCGAGGTGGTCGAGGAGCGCGGTCATGCGGCCATCATCCCCCCCAGGGGCATCGGGCCGGGCTCAGCGGCGGCGCGGCCTCCGGGTCCTCGCCGCAGGCTCGGCGTCGACGCCGTTCCTCCCCGCGGGACGGCGGGGATCCAGCGCCGTGAAGGGCTCGGAGACGAGCAGGGTGCGGAGCAGGTCGGTGAGCTGGCGGCGCTCTCCGGACGAGAGCGCGCCCAGGAGCCGCTCCTCGTTCTCCACGTGCGCCACCACCGCCTCGTCGACGACCGCGTGTCCCCTCTCGGTGAGGGCGACCAGGGTGCCGCGGCGGTCGTCGGGATCGGGGAGCCGTTCCACCAGGCCCGCCGCCTCGACCCGGTCGATGCGGTTGGTCATCGCCCCCGACGAGAGCACCAGGGCGCCGACCAGCTCGGTGGGCTTCAGCCGGTGGGGCGGGCCGAACCGCTTCAGGGCGGCCAGGACCTCGTACTCGCCGAAGCTGAGGTCGAACCGCGCGAAGACCTCCGCGAAGCTCGCCGACTGGAGGAGGTAGAGCCGGGTGATCCGCTGGAGGACGTGGGTGGGAGAGACGTCGAGGTCGGGGCGCTCACGGTTCCACTGCTCGACGATCCGGTCGATCGCGTCATTGGACATCCCTCACATAATAGCTTGATCTGGAGATTCTTGACGACATAGTTCGAGGACGAGCCGGGCTCCGCCACCGCAGCAGCTGAGCGCCTGCCTCACCGAGGCTCGGCGGCGCCGGGCGAGCCGGTGGCGGCGGGCAGCGCCGGGACCAGGGTGACGAGGCCGCCGCGGGCGCGATGCGCCCGGACCCAGCCGGTGAGCAGGTCGAGGGCGGCGTGGTCGATGTGGCCGACCTCGTCGAGATGGAGGTGCAGCTCCCGCTCCGGCGCGACCTGCTCGAGGGCGGCGGCGAGCGCCGGGAGGCGGACGAAGGTGGCCGAGCCGCGGAGGCGCAGGGTGGTCCTCGCCGAGGCCGGGTCGTGGGCGAGGTCGACGTCGATGTGGGAAAGACGGAGCAGGAGCATCCCGGCGGCGGCGAGCAGGCCGAGCAGCACCCCGGTGAGCAGGTCGATGGCGACGATGCCGGCGACGGTGACGGCGTAGACGGCGAGCTCGCCCCGCCCGTGGCCGGCGAGCTGGCGGACCGCCGCGCGGTCGATGAGCGTCCACCCGGTGACGACCAGCACCGCGGCCAGGCTCGAGATCGGCACCAGCCGGAGGACGCCCGGGGCGAGGGTGACCAGGGCGAGGAGCCACAGCGCATGGAGCACGGTCGAGGCCCGGGTGTGGCCGCCGGCTCGCACGTTCGCGCTGGACCGGACGATGACTGCGGTCATCGGGAGGGCGCCGAGGGCGCCGCAGATCAGGTTGCCGATGCCCTGGGCGCGCAGCTCCCGGTCGTGGTCGGTCCGTGCCCCCCCGTGGAGGCGGTCGACCGCCCCCGCGCAGAGCAGCGTCTCGGCGCTGGCGACGAGGGCGAGGACCGCGGCCCTGACCCAGGTGTCGGCGCGGGCGAGGAGCGACAGGGCCGCGTGGCCCAGTGGGTGCGCGGCGCTGAGCAGCCGGTCGGGGATGCCCACGCGGGCGACCGGGAGGCCGGCGAGGTTGGCGACCGCGGTGGCGGCGACGACGCCCACCAGCGTGGCCGGGACCAGCCCCAGCCGCCCCGACGCCCACCGCCTCCAGGCGAGGAGCACGGCGATGGTCAGCAGCCCCACCAGGGCGGCCTCGGTGTGCGGCGCGTCGACGGGGAGCACCATGGCCAGGGATCGGGGGACGGCCAGGAGGTTGCCGAGGCCGCTCTCCCGCGGATGGGCGCCGACCATGACGTGCACCTGCCCCGCGATGATCAGCACGCCGATGCCGGCCAGCATCCCGTGGACCAGGGACGGGGGCACCGCTCGCGACCAGCGGCCCCGGCGGGCCAGCCCCGCGGCGAACTGGAGCACGCCCGCGGCGAGAACGACCGCCGAGAGGAGCACCAGGCCACCCTCGCGGACGATCTCGGCGACGAGCACGGTCAGGCCGGCGGCGGGACCGCTGACCGAGACCGGCGAGCCCTGCAGGAACCCGACGACCAGGCCGCCGACCACACCGGTGACGAGCCCGAGGGCGGGCGGGACGCCCGACGCCAGGGCGATCCCCAGGCAGAGCGGCAGGGCCACGAGGACGACGACGACCGACGCGAAGAGGTCGTCGAGGAAGCGGGGGCCTCGCCCTCGCTCGGGCGAGGCCGAAAGTGATGCGGTGTCGTGCATGCGCCGAAGGTATGCGACGGCCCGCGCGGCGTCACCGGACGCCGGTGGGAACCCGATGACCGGACGGTCGACAGAACCACCAGCCCCGGGGGACGCTGGTGCGCGCCGACCAAGGCGGCCGGCGCGCCGGGCTCGAGCCGGGCACATGAGCGCGGCTCCCCAGGACCCGGCGCCCATACGCTCATCGAATACCGTCGCCGCAGCGAGGCCGAATGGCTTGACATGTGACCATATGGTCACGTATAGTTGGCCCACGGCGGGCTCCGAGCTCGACAACACCTGGGGGACAGCGCCATGCAGAAGGTCTTCGAGATCTACATCAA is part of the Candidatus Dormiibacterota bacterium genome and harbors:
- a CDS encoding DUF2461 domain-containing protein — its product is MSVGPAHFTPALFEFLHELRENNERDWFQRNRARYDSDVRDPALRFVAAAGPALHRISEHIVADPRPVGGSLFRINRDVRFSADKSPYKTAVGMSFGHDRGRQGPAPGFYLHLEPGESFAGGGVHMADGPTLRLVRDAIVGRTDEWAAIVDDPAFALGFVNMGDALRRAPQGYDPAHPRVDDLRRKSYGWHARFSEAEVCDPAFMDHFVGACRTASPFSRFLAEALGAPW
- a CDS encoding cold shock domain-containing protein, producing MLTGSVKKVVSDRGFGFIAADDGQEYFFHRSGLDSSLEFDSLGAGERVSFEIERSDKGPRARQVKSA
- a CDS encoding RecQ family ATP-dependent DNA helicase, which translates into the protein MPTASTAGRAEDLLSQAIPGATLHTDQARAIAALVDDAARVLVVQRTGWGKSAVYMIATRLLRERGSGPVLLVSPLLALMRDQVEAATRLGVRAATLNSSNQADWPEILADLRAGGIDLLLVSPERLNNRSFREEVLPGLAAGTGMLVIDEAHCISQWGHDFRPDYFRVRTLLPLLAEGTPVLATTATATASVVEDVATQLGVEPLVLRGDLDRESLHLGVVHLDTAAERYAWIAHNLPGFAGAGIVYTLTVAEAERLAGFLRLRGIDARGYTSQTEPEERIAIEEALRANRLRVVVATSALGMGYDKPDLAFVVHLGAPSSAVSYYQMVGRAGRAIPRADVVLLPSPDDVAVWRYFESTAFPPREQAEAVVAALEHAARPLGEAAIEARVDIRRSRLSTMLRVLDVEGAVEHVKGGWVRTGSPWEYAQDRYARVRAVREADAREMLAYARTDRCRMAFLRAALDDPRVDAETRCGRCDNCTGRPLSTDVPVALVAEAERSARDGDLVIEPRKMWPSGLEDRRGAIAAGLRAEAGRALCDALQPGYARLLRPLLDDPSSPLPGEVVDGLVGVLARWGWPQGRPVGIVPVPSRRHRALIDAVAAALGRIGRLPVFPLLERSGAEAPFQADLENSAHLCRNVLAGFTLAGPPPEGPLLLLDDLTGSGWTLTGLSALLREAGAGPVYPLVLQRGGA
- a CDS encoding permease, with protein sequence MTALLDHLGGALRLSFAMFWEVLWPLALGFLLSAVVETLVSRRAISRALGRDSVRSAALATGFGAASSSCSYAAVAVARTLFRKGATFTNAIIFEFASTNLVFELGLVLLILLGWQFLSAELVGGLVMVVLLAVILRLTLRPAMVERARAQAERGLPGRMEGHGAMDMSVTDGPFLRRLLSPRALTSISHYFFMNIYSLWSDLLIGFLAAGALGAWVPDAFWSRLFLGGSGPGAEVWGALVGPLVAVISFVCSVGNVPLAAILWSGGMSFGGVISFIFADLVIIPIISIHRRYYTGRVSAYLLAVSYATMALAGLSVGLLFRALGRTPTDRHVTVFESTVSWSYNTVLDIVFLALAGLLLVRFLRTGGVAMLRAMDHPADDHDHAAIAHQH
- a CDS encoding MarR family transcriptional regulator; the protein is MSNDAIDRIVEQWNRERPDLDVSPTHVLQRITRLYLLQSASFAEVFARFDLSFGEYEVLAALKRFGPPHRLKPTELVGALVLSSGAMTNRIDRVEAAGLVERLPDPDDRRGTLVALTERGHAVVDEAVVAHVENEERLLGALSSGERRQLTDLLRTLLVSEPFTALDPRRPAGRNGVDAEPAARTRRPRRR
- a CDS encoding SulP family inorganic anion transporter, with product MHDTASLSASPERGRGPRFLDDLFASVVVVLVALPLCLGIALASGVPPALGLVTGVVGGLVVGFLQGSPVSVSGPAAGLTVLVAEIVREGGLVLLSAVVLAAGVLQFAAGLARRGRWSRAVPPSLVHGMLAGIGVLIIAGQVHVMVGAHPRESGLGNLLAVPRSLAMVLPVDAPHTEAALVGLLTIAVLLAWRRWASGRLGLVPATLVGVVAATAVANLAGLPVARVGIPDRLLSAAHPLGHAALSLLARADTWVRAAVLALVASAETLLCAGAVDRLHGGARTDHDRELRAQGIGNLICGALGALPMTAVIVRSSANVRAGGHTRASTVLHALWLLALVTLAPGVLRLVPISSLAAVLVVTGWTLIDRAAVRQLAGHGRGELAVYAVTVAGIVAIDLLTGVLLGLLAAAGMLLLRLSHIDVDLAHDPASARTTLRLRGSATFVRLPALAAALEQVAPERELHLHLDEVGHIDHAALDLLTGWVRAHRARGGLVTLVPALPAATGSPGAAEPR